The genome window CAATGGTAAAGAAGCAAAAGCTGATTCTTTAGTTAAAATTTTATCTCTAGGTATTAAAAAAGATGCTGAAGTAATCGTATCAGCTGAAGGTCCAAGTGCTGAAAAAGCAGTTGAAGAAATGGCTGAATTATTATCAACTTTAGTGGATTAATAAATAGTAAAATAAAAAATGCGTTTAAAGTATATTTAAGACGCATTTTTATTTTAACAACCCTTTTAAATATCTATATATTCTTTTTTCTTCCTCATCTACCATAAAATATTCATCTTCTTCTTCATTTAAATATCCAAAAAGTAAATATGCTGAAAATGTATTAGCCTCTTTTTCTAATAAAGATGAAGCGTTTATAAAGTTTTCTTTAAATTCAATTGCATCATCATCATGTAAAAAAGCATGACCTAATTCATGTGCAAGTACCATTTTTTCCATAAATTCAGATAAATTATCATTTATTGCAATAAATTTAATATTATCTATCTTCTTAAAAAAACCTTTAACATTACCCAAATCTCTATACAAAACTTCTATATTATATTTCTTTGCTATACTAATTGGGTCATTAGTTCTACATGTATCTACTATTTCATCTACTAG of Streptobacillus ratti contains these proteins:
- a CDS encoding ImmA/IrrE family metallo-endopeptidase, whose translation is MDIKELVDEIVDTCRTNDPISIAKKYNIEVLYRDLGNVKGFFKKIDNIKFIAINDNLSEFMEKMVLAHELGHAFLHDDDAIEFKENFINASSLLEKEANTFSAYLLFGYLNEEEDEYFMVDEEEKRIYRYLKGLLK
- a CDS encoding HPr family phosphocarrier protein, with protein sequence MSKTVTIINETGIHTRPGSVIVKKAKEFKEDGTQIMLSYNGKEAKADSLVKILSLGIKKDAEVIVSAEGPSAEKAVEEMAELLSTLVD